The Thermococcus thermotolerans genome contains a region encoding:
- a CDS encoding helix-turn-helix transcriptional regulator — translation MPAPKNQKSLGRKSAVIGLFLILTLLFLPLVGAQEYDYEINAYAVYFEVVSPDNIKETIEIDVTSYTNLTQYVIYTDYPVENASAVLDLGNTVERINVTVRQVLGGTNAVYMTFPTIKPGQSARINLAFTTRGMISENGEKQQFTYYVKFSQPVGVFHMQLLVPKGYAILSPIIPSPDRVESSTDRLLLEWKRSNIRPGDEFYFIVGFSGEIAVPKPPSPWLYVGVFIIGLLIGGGSVYGYILYRERKREEEFTHLRSDEEKILAMLREGSVLQSELAEKLGVSKAKVSIILREMEEKGLITRVKEGRTYRVFLRE, via the coding sequence ATGCCCGCTCCTAAAAATCAAAAATCCCTCGGAAGGAAGTCAGCTGTAATCGGGTTATTCCTGATTCTGACTCTCCTTTTCCTCCCGCTTGTCGGTGCCCAGGAATATGACTACGAGATAAACGCCTACGCGGTGTATTTTGAGGTGGTTAGCCCGGATAACATCAAGGAAACCATTGAGATAGACGTGACATCCTACACCAACCTTACCCAGTACGTTATCTACACAGACTACCCTGTGGAGAATGCCAGCGCCGTGCTGGACCTGGGAAATACTGTGGAGAGAATTAACGTCACCGTCAGGCAAGTCCTTGGGGGAACCAATGCAGTATATATGACGTTTCCCACAATCAAGCCTGGCCAGAGCGCCCGGATAAATCTGGCCTTTACAACCCGCGGCATGATAAGTGAGAACGGTGAGAAGCAGCAGTTCACGTACTACGTTAAGTTCAGCCAGCCGGTCGGGGTCTTTCACATGCAGTTGCTCGTCCCGAAGGGCTACGCCATACTCTCACCGATAATCCCCTCGCCCGACAGGGTTGAGAGCTCAACCGACAGGCTTCTCCTCGAATGGAAGCGCAGCAACATCCGTCCGGGGGACGAGTTCTACTTCATAGTCGGCTTTTCCGGAGAGATAGCGGTTCCAAAGCCACCCTCACCGTGGCTCTACGTCGGTGTTTTCATTATCGGTCTCCTCATTGGAGGCGGGAGCGTTTACGGCTACATCCTTTACCGCGAACGGAAGCGCGAGGAGGAGTTCACCCATTTAAGGAGCGACGAGGAGAAGATACTCGCCATGCTGAGAGAAGGGTCGGTTCTTCAGAGTGAGCTTGCCGAAAAGCTGGGCGTTTCAAAGGCGAAAGTCAGTATAATCCTCCGCGAGATGGAGGAAAAAGGACTGATAACCCGCGTGAAGGAAGGGAGGACATACAGGGTTTTCCTGAGGGAGTGA